From Candidatus Binataceae bacterium, the proteins below share one genomic window:
- a CDS encoding quinone oxidoreductase, with product MQVKAIMVHQTGGPEVLKLEQREVGEPGPGEARVRHRAIGLNFVDIYFRTGVYPAGTMPYTPGNEGAGVVEAVGPGVSEVKVGDRVAYCGGPMGSYAEARVMPARFLVKLPDRIDDETAAAAMLKGLTAHFLIHSTYPLKPGETILVHAAAGGVGLILCQWAKHLGATVIGTIGSDEKARLAAQNGCAHTINYSREDFVSRVKEITAGKGVPVVYDSVGQATFMKSLDCLRPRGLMVSYGQASGVVPPFSVNILSAKGSLYLTRPTLQTYAARREELEAMARDLFDVLARGIVRCEVKQRFKLADAAAAHRALGDRQTTGSSVLLP from the coding sequence ATGCAAGTTAAAGCGATTATGGTCCATCAGACCGGCGGGCCCGAAGTGCTCAAGCTCGAACAGCGCGAGGTTGGCGAGCCGGGGCCCGGCGAGGCGCGCGTACGCCATCGCGCGATCGGGCTTAACTTCGTCGACATCTACTTCCGCACAGGTGTCTACCCCGCGGGTACGATGCCGTACACGCCCGGCAACGAGGGCGCCGGCGTGGTCGAGGCGGTCGGCCCCGGTGTGAGCGAGGTCAAGGTGGGCGACCGCGTTGCGTACTGTGGCGGGCCGATGGGCTCGTATGCCGAGGCGCGCGTGATGCCGGCGCGCTTTTTGGTGAAGCTGCCCGATCGCATCGACGACGAAACCGCGGCGGCGGCGATGCTCAAAGGCCTGACCGCGCATTTTCTCATCCATTCCACCTATCCGCTCAAGCCCGGCGAGACGATCCTGGTGCACGCGGCGGCGGGCGGCGTCGGCCTCATCCTGTGCCAGTGGGCGAAGCATCTTGGCGCCACCGTGATTGGTACCATCGGCAGCGACGAGAAGGCGCGCCTGGCGGCGCAAAACGGATGCGCCCACACGATCAATTACTCGCGCGAGGACTTCGTCTCGCGGGTCAAGGAAATCACTGCCGGCAAGGGTGTGCCGGTCGTTTATGATTCGGTCGGGCAGGCGACCTTCATGAAGTCGCTCGATTGTCTGCGCCCGCGCGGCCTGATGGTGAGCTACGGGCAAGCCTCGGGCGTGGTGCCGCCGTTCAGCGTCAATATCCTGAGCGCCAAGGGCTCGCTCTATCTGACCCGGCCGACGCTGCAGACCTACGCGGCCCGGCGCGAGGAGCTCGAAGCGATGGCGCGCGACCTGTTCGACGTGCTCGCCCGCGGGATCGTACGCTGCGAGGTGAAGCAGCGCTTCAAGCTGGCCGACGCCGCCGCCGCCCACCGCGCGCTCGGCGACCGCCAGACGACGGGATCGAGTGTCCTGCTGCCGTAG
- a CDS encoding OB-fold domain-containing protein — MVGIVSYGSYIPYRRLKRAAIAEVLGVPASKGERAVASFDEDAVSMAVEATRDALRGAPVAPARTLLFATSTPPYGEKLNAAIVAAASQLPRESRAADLTGSVRAGLSALLQAADAAVGGSPAVAAMADCRLGAPEGRLEQAGGDGAAAFVLGTGEAVIAEIVASASLTREFLDTWRTPDERFAHSWEERFALTQAYVPLLGQAIQAVLQKAGVAPTALARVILDSPNPRASEEVARAMKLEPAKLADTLALTVGQTGAAHAGLMLTAVLPTLKPGEMTLVAGVADGADALILRATPAVAKFRPAHSVGRMIESKGDVSYANYLKWREILPTEPPRRPDPERPAGPPMLRSEKWKFGLVGSRCTACGTPQLPPQRVCVKCRARDKMEPYPFADRTGRVATYAIDRLAYSLNPPTINVVVDYDGGGRFLCEMTDCEPDRVAIGDEVEMTFRRLFTADGIHNYFWKARPKR, encoded by the coding sequence ATGGTCGGTATCGTCTCCTACGGCTCGTATATTCCCTACCGGCGGCTCAAACGCGCGGCGATCGCCGAGGTGCTCGGCGTCCCCGCCTCGAAGGGCGAGCGCGCGGTCGCAAGCTTCGACGAGGACGCGGTGTCGATGGCGGTCGAGGCGACGCGCGACGCGCTGCGCGGCGCGCCGGTCGCGCCGGCGCGCACGCTGCTCTTCGCGACCTCGACCCCGCCGTACGGCGAGAAGCTCAACGCTGCGATCGTCGCCGCCGCCTCGCAGTTGCCGCGCGAAAGCCGCGCCGCCGACCTCACCGGCTCGGTGCGCGCGGGGCTCTCGGCGCTGCTCCAGGCCGCCGACGCCGCCGTGGGCGGAAGCCCGGCGGTCGCCGCGATGGCCGATTGCCGGCTCGGTGCGCCCGAGGGACGACTCGAGCAGGCCGGCGGCGACGGCGCGGCCGCCTTCGTGCTCGGGACGGGCGAGGCCGTGATCGCTGAGATCGTCGCCAGCGCCTCGCTGACGCGCGAGTTCCTCGACACCTGGCGCACGCCCGACGAGCGCTTCGCCCACTCGTGGGAGGAGCGCTTTGCGCTGACCCAGGCCTACGTGCCGCTGCTCGGCCAGGCGATCCAGGCCGTGCTGCAAAAGGCCGGCGTAGCGCCGACGGCGCTGGCGCGCGTGATCCTTGACTCGCCCAACCCGCGCGCCTCCGAGGAAGTCGCGCGCGCGATGAAGCTCGAGCCGGCCAAGTTGGCCGACACCCTCGCCCTGACCGTCGGCCAGACCGGCGCCGCGCATGCGGGGCTGATGCTCACCGCGGTGCTGCCGACGCTCAAGCCGGGCGAAATGACCCTGGTGGCGGGCGTCGCCGACGGCGCCGATGCGCTGATTCTGCGAGCGACGCCGGCGGTGGCGAAGTTCCGCCCCGCGCATTCGGTCGGCCGCATGATCGAGTCCAAGGGCGACGTCTCCTACGCCAATTACCTCAAGTGGCGCGAGATCCTGCCGACCGAGCCGCCGCGCCGGCCCGACCCCGAACGTCCGGCGGGTCCGCCGATGTTGCGCAGCGAGAAGTGGAAGTTCGGCCTGGTGGGCTCGCGATGCACCGCATGCGGGACGCCGCAGCTTCCGCCGCAGCGCGTATGCGTCAAGTGCCGCGCGCGCGACAAGATGGAGCCGTATCCGTTCGCCGATCGCACCGGCCGCGTCGCAACTTACGCGATCGACCGCCTTGCCTATTCGCTCAACCCACCGACGATCAACGTGGTCGTGGACTACGACGGCGGCGGGCGCTTCCTGTGCGAGATGACCGATTGCGAGCCCGACCGGGTGGCGATCGGGGATGAAGTCGAAATGACGTTCCGCCGCCTCTTTACTGCCGACGGCATTCACAACTATTTCTGGAAGGCGCGACCCAAGCGTTAG
- a CDS encoding response regulator: MAANDRFESECGGGKPHAIDGGLRPAATGTEAQTVLVVEDNVVNRRLAQAQLSALGFAADVVANAQEALAAMARRRYALVLMDCQMPGMDGYQTTAEIRRREAAAAHRSVVVAMTAHARHGARRECLEAGMDDYISKPVEIEALEALLKRWLGTPGR; the protein is encoded by the coding sequence ATGGCTGCGAACGATCGGTTCGAAAGCGAATGCGGGGGCGGCAAGCCGCACGCCATTGACGGTGGCCTGCGGCCCGCAGCTACAGGCACTGAAGCACAGACCGTCCTCGTAGTCGAAGACAACGTGGTCAATCGGCGGCTCGCGCAAGCTCAGCTCAGCGCGCTCGGATTCGCTGCCGACGTAGTGGCAAACGCGCAGGAGGCGTTGGCCGCGATGGCGCGCCGGCGCTACGCGCTGGTCCTGATGGACTGCCAGATGCCGGGAATGGACGGCTACCAGACGACCGCCGAGATTCGCCGACGCGAAGCGGCTGCCGCACACAGGAGTGTGGTGGTCGCAATGACCGCGCATGCGCGCCACGGCGCGCGCCGCGAATGCCTGGAGGCCGGGATGGACGATTACATCAGCAAACCGGTGGAAATCGAAGCGCTCGAAGCTCTGCTCAAGCGTTGGCTGGGTACGCCCGGGCGCTGA
- a CDS encoding enoyl-CoA hydratase/isomerase family protein: MADSDVLKFDRRANHVTLTMNRPEKRNALNRAMFEQFNRAFDAIEADTAIRAVVLRGEGRAFSSGIDLREIDEVEAAGAAPTVTAHQIFTRLEGLPIPTIAAVQGPTLTGGLVLALLCDLRIAAEGAALGMTPARIGRVPDYFVFRKFMALVGPAHTAEIMYTAEPIAARRALEIGLVDRVVSDERLGAEADSLAEKIAANAPLSLRAMKASIRRCLSDAYNVEHKDIDEMRAAVWRSKDAKEGVRAFLEKRKPLWSGE; encoded by the coding sequence ATGGCCGATAGCGACGTGCTGAAATTCGACCGCCGGGCGAATCACGTGACCCTCACGATGAATCGCCCCGAGAAGCGCAACGCCCTCAACCGCGCGATGTTCGAACAGTTCAACCGCGCCTTCGACGCGATCGAGGCCGACACGGCTATTCGCGCGGTCGTCCTGCGCGGCGAGGGGCGCGCCTTTTCCTCCGGCATCGACCTGCGCGAGATCGACGAGGTCGAGGCGGCAGGCGCCGCGCCGACCGTTACCGCACATCAGATTTTCACCCGCCTCGAAGGCCTGCCGATCCCGACGATCGCCGCCGTCCAGGGCCCGACACTGACCGGCGGGCTGGTGCTCGCGCTGCTCTGCGATCTGCGCATCGCGGCCGAAGGCGCGGCGCTCGGGATGACGCCGGCGCGGATCGGCCGCGTGCCCGACTACTTCGTCTTCCGCAAGTTCATGGCGTTGGTCGGCCCGGCACATACGGCGGAGATTATGTACACGGCCGAGCCGATAGCCGCGCGGCGGGCGCTCGAAATCGGGCTCGTCGACCGTGTGGTGTCCGACGAGCGGCTTGGCGCGGAGGCCGACAGCCTGGCCGAGAAGATCGCCGCCAATGCGCCGCTTTCGCTGCGCGCGATGAAGGCCTCGATCCGCCGCTGCCTGAGCGACGCCTACAACGTCGAGCACAAGGATATCGACGAGATGCGCGCGGCGGTGTGGCGCAGCAAGGACGCCAAGGAGGGCGTGCGCGCGTTCCTGGAAAAGCGCAAGCCCCTCTGGAGCGGCGAGTGA
- a CDS encoding acetyl-CoA acetyltransferase yields the protein MASKGIRDRVAIVGMGCTKFGEHWDKSAEDLLVEAAYEAYESAGVDPNDIDAYWLGTMGSGVSGLTLSEPLKIQYKPVTRVENMCATGSEALRQACYAVASGAFDMVMAIGVEKLKDSGFSGLVVTNPPNDGTPACMTPPALFSLLAPAYFKKYGLDPERGKDVLARIAWKNHRNGARNPKAQFQKEVPIEAIKNSPKIADPLGIMDCSGVSDGSAAAVVVRAEDAHKYCKNPLYIKALSFVAGPAEGPLSPEYDFTTFPEVVASARDAYAQAGVTNPREQISLAEVHDCFTPTELVLYEDLGFSARGTAWQDVMEGFFDLEGRLPVNPDGGLKSFGHPIGASGLRMMYEMWLQLRGEAGPRQIKNPRLGLTHNLGGQPGRCVSFVSVVGNAVS from the coding sequence ATGGCAAGCAAAGGAATCAGGGACCGGGTGGCGATCGTCGGGATGGGCTGCACCAAGTTCGGCGAGCATTGGGACAAGAGCGCCGAGGACCTCCTGGTCGAGGCCGCCTACGAAGCCTATGAGTCGGCCGGCGTCGATCCTAACGACATCGACGCCTACTGGCTGGGCACGATGGGCTCCGGGGTGTCGGGGCTGACGCTGTCCGAGCCGCTGAAGATCCAGTACAAGCCGGTCACTCGGGTCGAGAACATGTGCGCCACCGGCTCCGAGGCGCTGCGCCAGGCTTGCTATGCGGTCGCCTCAGGCGCCTTCGACATGGTGATGGCGATCGGGGTCGAGAAGCTCAAGGATTCCGGCTTCTCAGGGCTGGTCGTGACCAACCCTCCCAACGACGGCACGCCAGCATGCATGACGCCGCCGGCGCTCTTCTCGCTCCTCGCGCCCGCCTATTTCAAGAAGTATGGGCTCGACCCCGAAAGGGGTAAGGACGTGCTGGCGCGCATCGCCTGGAAGAACCATCGCAACGGCGCCCGCAATCCCAAGGCGCAGTTCCAGAAGGAAGTGCCGATCGAGGCGATTAAGAATTCGCCCAAGATCGCCGACCCCCTCGGCATCATGGACTGCTCCGGCGTCTCCGACGGTTCGGCGGCCGCGGTCGTCGTCCGCGCCGAGGACGCGCACAAGTACTGCAAGAACCCGCTATATATCAAGGCGCTGTCGTTCGTCGCCGGCCCGGCCGAGGGGCCGCTCTCGCCGGAGTACGACTTTACCACCTTCCCTGAGGTCGTCGCCTCGGCGCGCGATGCATACGCGCAGGCCGGCGTCACCAATCCGCGCGAGCAGATCAGCCTCGCCGAGGTCCACGACTGTTTCACGCCAACCGAACTGGTTCTCTATGAGGACTTGGGTTTCAGTGCGCGCGGCACCGCGTGGCAGGACGTTATGGAGGGCTTCTTCGACCTCGAAGGGCGGCTGCCGGTCAATCCGGACGGCGGGCTGAAGTCCTTCGGTCATCCGATCGGCGCCTCGGGCCTGCGGATGATGTACGAGATGTGGCTGCAACTGCGTGGCGAGGCCGGCCCGCGTCAGATAAAGAACCCGCGTTTGGGGCTTACGCATAATCTTGGCGGCCAGCCCGGCCGATGCGTCAGCTTCGTGTCGGTGGTGGGCAACGCGGTTAGCTAA
- a CDS encoding enoyl-CoA hydratase/isomerase family protein — MAEEVLKIERQPNYLTLTLNRPEKRNSLNAALLEAMDKALAASENDKEIRALIVRGAGKSFCAGLDLAEADRLEGGHSPVGIERVFHRLEQFPVPTIAAVQGAALAGGCELALHCDLRVAAQDARIGMTVARVGLLVPYDFIRKLIEVIGSANTAQILYTGEPVTAERALQMGMVHEVVAVDKLDAAAVAWAEKVAANAPLSLRTMKKSLRRSMSAAFDAWHDDILEMGRMVRASKDAKEGIRAFLEKRKPVWRAE, encoded by the coding sequence ATGGCCGAAGAAGTCCTCAAGATCGAGCGCCAACCCAACTATCTGACCCTAACGCTCAACCGCCCGGAAAAGCGCAACTCGCTCAATGCCGCGCTGCTCGAAGCGATGGACAAGGCGCTCGCCGCCAGCGAGAACGACAAGGAAATCCGCGCCCTCATCGTGCGCGGCGCCGGCAAGAGCTTCTGCGCCGGACTCGACCTCGCCGAGGCCGATCGCCTCGAAGGCGGCCACAGCCCGGTCGGCATCGAGCGCGTCTTCCATCGCCTCGAGCAGTTCCCGGTTCCGACCATCGCGGCCGTGCAGGGCGCGGCGCTGGCGGGCGGATGCGAGCTCGCGCTGCATTGCGACCTGCGCGTGGCGGCGCAGGACGCGCGGATCGGGATGACGGTCGCGCGGGTCGGGCTGCTGGTGCCCTACGACTTCATCCGCAAGCTCATCGAAGTCATCGGTTCCGCCAATACCGCGCAGATCCTCTACACCGGCGAGCCCGTGACCGCCGAGCGCGCGCTCCAGATGGGAATGGTGCACGAGGTGGTGGCGGTCGACAAGCTCGACGCGGCGGCGGTCGCGTGGGCGGAGAAGGTCGCCGCCAACGCGCCGCTCTCGCTGCGCACGATGAAGAAGAGCTTGCGGCGCTCGATGAGCGCGGCGTTCGACGCCTGGCACGACGATATCCTGGAGATGGGCCGGATGGTGCGTGCGAGCAAGGACGCCAAGGAAGGCATCCGCGCCTTCCTCGAAAAGCGCAAGCCCGTCTGGCGCGCCGAATAG
- a CDS encoding DUF4921 family protein produces MNRIEYEIRDGALVWIKNPITGVISYVVDMRGKSFAFTLGGRSELDPAAPALSAEEIARATQACPFCPGNEAMAPPEILRVTPAEFPRWSGGANGGAATAAGWVMRVFNNLFPRIPAELTGGRNESYIVVEDPRHFASPHPRSASDLMSTGALGEEHFFRLLMTDVAVIRRAMENRAVRSIVVRKNQGRESGASQPHLHQQLIGAPAPLPALVAEAEAERRIPGMWNELIELVERLGLLIERRDGVVSYASPIGAFPRSYDVIMPEYRGTIVELAAERLHVFARAICRILRVLGPLPLDYEIHQGEGLPLHAHINSRLYPYSSVAGTLNLPSVLIHNVAALRRALARHEEF; encoded by the coding sequence GTGAACAGAATCGAGTACGAAATTCGTGACGGCGCGCTGGTCTGGATCAAAAATCCGATAACCGGCGTCATTTCCTATGTCGTCGATATGCGCGGCAAGAGTTTCGCCTTCACCCTCGGCGGCCGCAGCGAGCTCGACCCCGCGGCGCCCGCGCTGAGCGCCGAGGAGATCGCGCGGGCGACCCAGGCCTGCCCGTTTTGCCCGGGCAACGAGGCGATGGCGCCGCCCGAGATTCTGCGGGTGACGCCGGCGGAGTTCCCCCGGTGGTCAGGCGGCGCGAACGGCGGCGCCGCGACGGCCGCGGGATGGGTGATGCGAGTGTTCAACAATCTCTTCCCGCGCATTCCGGCCGAGCTCACCGGTGGGCGCAACGAGTCGTACATCGTGGTCGAGGACCCGCGCCATTTCGCGAGCCCGCATCCGCGCTCGGCGAGCGATCTGATGAGCACGGGCGCACTCGGCGAAGAGCATTTCTTCCGTCTGCTGATGACCGACGTCGCGGTGATCCGGCGCGCGATGGAAAACCGCGCGGTGCGCTCGATCGTCGTGCGCAAGAACCAGGGGCGCGAGTCCGGCGCCTCCCAGCCGCATCTCCATCAACAACTCATCGGCGCGCCCGCGCCGCTGCCCGCGCTGGTCGCCGAAGCGGAGGCCGAACGACGGATACCCGGGATGTGGAACGAACTTATCGAGCTGGTCGAGCGACTGGGGCTGCTGATCGAGCGGCGCGACGGCGTTGTCAGTTACGCGAGCCCCATCGGCGCCTTTCCGCGCAGCTACGACGTGATCATGCCGGAGTATCGGGGCACGATAGTCGAGCTGGCGGCCGAGCGGCTGCACGTTTTCGCCCGCGCGATCTGCCGCATCCTGCGCGTGCTCGGGCCGCTGCCGCTGGATTACGAGATTCATCAGGGCGAAGGGCTGCCGCTGCACGCGCACATCAACTCGCGGCTGTATCCGTATTCGAGCGTAGCGGGGACGCTCAATCTGCCGAGCGTGCTGATCCACAACGTCGCCGCGCTGCGCCGCGCGCTCGCACGCCACGAAGAGTTCTAG
- a CDS encoding alpha/beta fold hydrolase, whose amino-acid sequence MNEERITFKSGELTLEGMLARPDGPGPHRAAVVCHPHPLYGGSMYNNVVDAMFEALHARGCATLRFNFRGVGRSEGEFDNGHGEADDAAAAIRFLTAQGGVRRDGAVIAGYSFGAMVAVRAARSQPEIGAIVAVALPIGMVEPAVLASIRKPILLLAGDHDSYCPANHLSALAERLGTLAQLKIIAEADHFFSGHEEEVTVALKDALAKV is encoded by the coding sequence ATGAACGAAGAGCGAATCACGTTCAAGTCGGGAGAGCTCACGCTGGAGGGAATGCTCGCGCGGCCGGACGGCCCGGGGCCGCATCGCGCCGCTGTCGTCTGCCATCCCCATCCGCTGTACGGCGGCTCGATGTACAACAACGTGGTGGACGCGATGTTCGAGGCACTGCACGCGCGCGGTTGCGCCACCCTGCGCTTCAACTTCCGCGGCGTCGGCCGGAGCGAAGGCGAGTTCGACAACGGCCACGGCGAGGCCGACGACGCCGCGGCGGCGATTCGCTTTCTCACCGCGCAAGGCGGAGTGCGCCGCGACGGCGCGGTTATCGCAGGTTACTCCTTCGGCGCGATGGTTGCGGTGCGCGCGGCGCGCAGCCAGCCCGAGATCGGCGCGATCGTGGCGGTAGCGCTGCCGATCGGGATGGTCGAACCGGCGGTGCTCGCCTCGATCCGCAAGCCGATCTTGCTGCTCGCCGGCGACCACGACAGCTACTGCCCGGCCAACCATCTGAGCGCGCTCGCTGAGCGGCTCGGCACCCTGGCGCAGCTCAAGATAATCGCCGAAGCCGACCATTTCTTCAGTGGCCATGAAGAAGAGGTCACCGTCGCGCTCAAGGACGCGCTCGCGAAAGTCTGA
- a CDS encoding Mut7-C RNAse domain-containing protein: MDEPVKFAADRMLARLARWLRLLGADVMFDPALGSDKLLRRARAEGRVTLTRDKRLRTAPDAIYLESNLIRDQIREVMARHRFDPRPAAFTRCSRCNELLREVGRDTVVRRVPPFVYASHERFALCPRCGRIYWGATHPERIRRELAAMGL, from the coding sequence ATGGACGAACCGGTAAAGTTCGCGGCCGACCGGATGCTGGCGCGGCTGGCACGCTGGCTGAGATTGCTCGGCGCCGACGTTATGTTCGACCCCGCGCTGGGCAGCGACAAGCTGCTGCGCCGCGCGCGCGCCGAGGGACGCGTAACGCTGACCCGCGACAAGCGCCTGCGCACCGCGCCCGACGCGATCTATCTCGAGAGCAACCTTATCCGCGACCAGATCCGCGAGGTGATGGCGCGCCATCGCTTCGATCCGCGGCCGGCCGCGTTCACCCGCTGCTCGCGATGCAACGAGCTGCTGCGCGAGGTCGGCCGCGACACGGTGGTCCGCCGCGTGCCGCCATTCGTCTATGCGAGCCACGAGCGTTTTGCGCTGTGTCCGCGATGCGGCCGGATCTACTGGGGCGCGACCCATCCGGAACGCATCCGGCGCGAACTGGCCGCGATGGGTCTGTAG
- a CDS encoding alanine--glyoxylate aminotransferase family protein, with amino-acid sequence MPPVKKYLFTPGPAPVPPEVLLEMARPIIHHRTPEFSAVLAQARERLKPLFGTRQEVILLAASGTGAMEAAVTNLLEPGEQAIFVNGGKFGERWGKLLAAHGMAGYEVRVEWGRAVRPEQVEEALRANPAARAVLVQASETSTCALHPVPEIARLTRERDVMLIVDGITSVGVFEQRMDEWGIDALVTGSQKALMLPPGLAMVALSERALERAQRSRTPRFYFDLVRELKAQRDENTTAWTAAVSLVFGLNKALEMIHAEGLAQVFRRHRVMAEAARAAAPALGLGLLAPDNPAPGVTGILTPPGLDGGKVVRYMRDALGVSVQGGQDQMKGKLVRIGHMGYLAPFDMLIAVAALEQALKQVGYRLEAGAGVAAVARRIAEAA; translated from the coding sequence GTGCCGCCGGTGAAGAAATATCTGTTCACGCCCGGGCCCGCGCCGGTCCCGCCCGAGGTCCTGCTCGAGATGGCGCGCCCGATCATCCACCACCGCACGCCCGAATTCAGCGCCGTCCTTGCGCAGGCGCGCGAGCGGCTCAAGCCGCTGTTCGGTACGCGCCAGGAGGTTATCCTGCTGGCCGCGAGCGGCACCGGTGCGATGGAGGCGGCGGTGACCAATCTGCTCGAGCCCGGCGAGCAGGCGATCTTCGTCAATGGCGGCAAGTTCGGCGAGCGCTGGGGCAAGCTGCTCGCGGCGCACGGGATGGCGGGCTACGAAGTGCGCGTCGAATGGGGCCGCGCGGTGCGCCCGGAGCAGGTCGAGGAGGCGCTGCGCGCCAATCCCGCCGCGCGCGCCGTGCTGGTGCAGGCCAGTGAGACCTCGACCTGCGCGCTCCACCCGGTGCCCGAGATCGCACGACTGACCCGCGAGCGCGACGTGATGTTGATCGTCGACGGCATCACCTCGGTCGGCGTTTTCGAGCAGCGGATGGACGAGTGGGGGATCGACGCGCTGGTGACCGGCAGCCAGAAGGCGTTGATGCTGCCGCCGGGGCTCGCGATGGTTGCGCTGTCCGAGCGGGCGCTTGAGCGCGCGCAGCGTTCGCGCACGCCGCGCTTTTATTTCGACCTGGTTCGCGAGCTCAAGGCCCAGCGCGACGAGAACACGACCGCATGGACCGCCGCGGTCTCGCTGGTCTTCGGCCTCAACAAGGCGCTCGAGATGATCCATGCCGAGGGGCTGGCGCAGGTCTTCCGCCGCCATCGCGTGATGGCCGAGGCGGCGCGCGCGGCGGCGCCGGCGCTGGGACTGGGCCTGCTCGCGCCCGACAATCCCGCCCCCGGCGTGACCGGCATCCTGACGCCGCCCGGCCTCGACGGCGGCAAGGTGGTGCGCTACATGCGCGACGCGCTTGGCGTGTCGGTCCAGGGCGGACAGGATCAGATGAAGGGCAAGCTGGTGCGCATCGGACACATGGGATACCTGGCGCCGTTCGACATGCTGATCGCGGTCGCCGCTCTCGAGCAGGCGCTCAAGCAGGTCGGCTATCGCTTAGAGGCCGGCGCCGGAGTCGCTGCGGTCGCGCGCCGGATCGCCGAGGCGGCGTAA
- a CDS encoding RNA-binding protein, with translation MPAKLYVGNLAFSVTNEDLEALFSQIGKVDNVAVITDKYSGQSRGFGFVQMADSNEAARAIEELNGSELKGRPIKVNEAREQGPRPSGGGGGGGGRDRGRGGRGGGGFGGGGNRRW, from the coding sequence ATGCCCGCAAAGCTGTATGTAGGAAACCTGGCCTTTTCGGTCACCAACGAGGATCTGGAAGCGCTGTTTTCGCAGATCGGCAAAGTCGATAACGTCGCGGTGATTACCGACAAGTACTCGGGTCAGTCGCGAGGCTTCGGCTTCGTCCAGATGGCCGATTCGAACGAGGCGGCCCGCGCAATCGAGGAGCTCAACGGCTCCGAGCTCAAGGGACGCCCGATCAAGGTCAATGAGGCGCGCGAGCAGGGCCCGCGTCCGAGCGGCGGTGGTGGTGGCGGCGGCGGTCGTGATCGCGGCCGCGGCGGTCGCGGCGGCGGCGGATTTGGCGGCGGCGGCAATCGCCGCTGGTAA